From the genome of Thermosynechococcus sp. NK55a:
TAAAGAAGGCTTCCTGCGGGCGGAGCGATCGCTCATTCAAACCATTGGCCGCGCTGCGCGGCACGTACGCGGACAGGCGATTCTCTATGCAGACACCCTCACAGAGAGTATGCAAAAAGCCATCCAAGAAACTGAGCGCCGCCGCGCCATTCAACTGGCCTACAACCAAGCCCACGGCATTACCCCCCAGCCCATTGTCAAGAAAACCAGTAACGCCATCTTGGCCTTTTTGGATGTGTCTCGCCGCCTCAACGCCGAGTCAGTGTCCGTCTTATCTTCCCAAACCCTACAGGAACTGAGCCTAGAGGATATTCCCCAACTGATCCAAGACCTTGAGGCGAAAATGAAGGCGGCTGCCCAAGAATTGGCCTTTGAGGAGGCTGCCCGCTACCGCGATCAAATTAAGCGTTTGCGCGATCGCCTGGTGGGGCACCCCTAAAATTATGAACTTTTGTAATAGTTCGCAACAGTCCGTAAACGGGAGCGAAGGCAGGGAAACCCTAGCGTGGTAAGCTAAGTACGATTTTAGATCCGCACAACTTCGGCTGGCGTTCGGGTTGACGCTAGTTTTACCAGTTCTAGGAGTAAAAAACCTATGCGTGATGCCGTCACCACACTCATTAAAAACTATGACTCCACCGGTCGCTACCTCGATCGCGATGCTGTTGACAGGTTACGCTCCTACTTTAATTCCGGTGCGGCACGGGTGAAGGCGGCAGCAGTGATCAATGCCAATGCCGCCGCCATCGTTAAGGAAGCGGCTTCTGCCCTCTTTACAGAGCAGCCGGAACTGATTCAACCCGGCGGCAACGCCTACACCACACGCCGCTACGCCACCTGCCTACGGGATATGGACTACTACCTGCGCTATGCCAGCTATGCCATTGTGGCCGGGGATGTGGATGTCCTCAACGAGCGTGTCCTCGAAGGTTTGCGGGAAACCTACAACTCCCTTGGCGTGCCCATTGGACCAACGGTGCGCGGCATTCAAATCATGAAAGAGATTGTGCGCGATCGCGTGGCTGCTGCTGGCATTGAAGACACCAGTATTGTTGAACAGCCCTTTGACTACATGTGCCGCCAACTCAGTGAAGTGAATATCTGAATATCCGAGGTTGGCTAAGGTAGAAGACTCTGTAACAATAGAGGGCGGTGGCGCCGGCGATCGCCCCTCTCTATTTCCGATGCAGCAGTGATGAAGATCCGCATTGGCAATGGTTACGACATTCACCGGCTGATTCCGGAGCGTCCCTTGATTTTAGGCGGCATCAGGCTAGAGCACGCCTTCGGACTCTTGGGACACAGCGATGCCGATGTCCTCACCCATGCAATTATGGATGCCCTCTTGGGTGCCCTCAGCCTTGGGGATATTGGTCATTACTTTCCCCCCAGTGATCCGCAGTGGGCAGGGGCAGATAGTCAAGTGCTGCTGGCAAAAGTGGCCGCGCTCATT
Proteins encoded in this window:
- the apcB gene encoding allophycocyanin subunit beta, with the protein product MRDAVTTLIKNYDSTGRYLDRDAVDRLRSYFNSGAARVKAAAVINANAAAIVKEAASALFTEQPELIQPGGNAYTTRRYATCLRDMDYYLRYASYAIVAGDVDVLNERVLEGLRETYNSLGVPIGPTVRGIQIMKEIVRDRVAAAGIEDTSIVEQPFDYMCRQLSEVNI
- the ispF gene encoding 2-C-methyl-D-erythritol 2,4-cyclodiphosphate synthase, whose translation is MKIRIGNGYDIHRLIPERPLILGGIRLEHAFGLLGHSDADVLTHAIMDALLGALSLGDIGHYFPPSDPQWAGADSQVLLAKVAALIAERGWQVGNIDAVVVAERPKLKPYLDQMRDRLATTLGIDRDQISIKATTNEKLGPVGREEGIAAYAVALLQSEM